The following proteins are co-located in the Escherichia fergusonii ATCC 35469 genome:
- the yjjX gene encoding inosine/xanthosine triphosphatase codes for MHQVVCATTNPAKIQAILQAFHEIFGEGSCHIASVAVESGVPEQPFGSEETRAGARNRVANARCLHPEADFWVAIEAGIDGDSTFSWVVIENASQRGEARSATLPLPEVILEKVREGEALGPVMSRYTGIDEIGRKEGAIGVFTAGKLTRASVYHQAVILALSPFHNSVYQ; via the coding sequence ATGCACCAAGTTGTCTGTGCGACCACCAATCCCGCTAAAATTCAGGCCATTCTGCAGGCATTTCACGAGATCTTCGGCGAAGGATCCTGCCATATTGCATCCGTTGCCGTCGAGAGCGGTGTACCGGAACAGCCCTTTGGCAGTGAGGAAACGCGCGCTGGCGCACGAAATCGGGTGGCAAATGCTCGCTGTTTACATCCAGAGGCTGATTTTTGGGTGGCGATTGAAGCGGGGATTGATGGCGACAGCACCTTCAGTTGGGTGGTGATTGAAAACGCCAGCCAGCGTGGCGAAGCGCGTTCGGCAACTTTGCCGTTGCCTGAGGTGATTCTGGAGAAAGTGCGTGAAGGCGAGGCGCTCGGCCCCGTGATGTCGCGTTATACCGGCATTGATGAAATTGGCCGTAAAGAAGGTGCAATCGGCGTATTTACCGCCGGGAAGCTCACTCGCGCCAGCGTCTATCACCAGGCGGTGATCCTGGCGCTGAGTCCGTTTCATAATTCCGTGTATCAGTGA
- the gpmB gene encoding 2,3-diphosphoglycerate-dependent phosphoglycerate mutase GpmB produces the protein MLQVYLVRHGETQWNAERRIQGQSDSPLTAKGEQQAMQVATRAKELGITHIISSDLGRTRRTAEIIAQACGCDILLDPRLRELNMGVLETRNIDSLTEEEENWRRQLVNGTKDGRIPQGESMLELSERMHSALASCLELPQGSRPLLVSHGIALGCLVSTILGLPAWAERRLRLRNCSISRVDYQESQWLASGWVVETAGDVSHLDAPALDELQR, from the coding sequence ATGTTACAGGTATACCTAGTCCGCCACGGTGAAACGCAGTGGAACGCCGAGCGACGTATTCAGGGCCAGTCTGACAGCCCGCTGACTGCCAAAGGTGAGCAACAGGCGATGCAGGTGGCGACCCGTGCCAAAGAGCTTGGCATTACGCATATCATCAGTAGCGATTTAGGGCGCACCCGCCGCACGGCGGAAATCATCGCCCAGGCCTGCGGCTGCGATATTCTCCTTGATCCTCGTCTGCGTGAATTAAATATGGGTGTACTGGAAACAAGAAATATCGATTCACTCACCGAAGAAGAAGAAAACTGGCGTCGCCAGCTGGTCAATGGCACCAAGGATGGCCGGATCCCACAAGGGGAATCAATGCTGGAATTAAGTGAGCGTATGCATTCCGCACTGGCGTCTTGCCTGGAGCTGCCGCAGGGAAGCCGACCTTTACTGGTGAGTCATGGTATCGCGTTGGGATGTCTGGTGAGTACCATTCTGGGTTTACCTGCATGGGCAGAGCGTCGCTTACGTCTGCGTAACTGTTCTATTTCGCGCGTGGACTATCAGGAAAGCCAGTGGCTGGCGTCAGGTTGGGTAGTAGAAACCGCAGGGGACGTCTCACATCTGGATGCCCCTGCGTTAGATGAGTTACAGCGTTAA
- the robA gene encoding MDR efflux pump AcrAB transcriptional activator RobA, protein MDQAGIIRDLLIWLEGHLDQPLSLDNVAAKAGYSKWHLQRMFKDVTGHAIGAYIRARRLSKSAVALRLTARPILDIALQYRFDSQQTFTRAFKKQFAQTPALYRRSPEWSAFGIRPPLRLGEFTMPEHKFVTLDDTPLIGVTQSYSCSLEEISDFRHEMRYQFWHDFLGNAPAIPPVLYGLNETRPSQERDDEQEVFYTTALPQDQANGYVQAGYPVLLQGGEYVMFTYEGLGTGVQEFILTVYGTCMPTLNLTRRKGQDIERYYPAEDAKAGDRPMNLRCELLIPVRR, encoded by the coding sequence ATGGATCAGGCCGGCATTATTCGCGACCTCTTAATTTGGCTGGAAGGTCACCTGGATCAACCGTTGTCACTCGATAATGTGGCGGCGAAAGCAGGTTATTCCAAGTGGCATCTGCAAAGAATGTTTAAGGATGTCACGGGCCATGCGATTGGCGCGTATATCCGTGCCCGTCGTTTATCGAAATCTGCTGTTGCGCTTCGCCTGACTGCACGTCCGATTCTGGACATCGCACTGCAATACCGTTTCGACTCTCAACAAACTTTTACCCGCGCATTCAAGAAGCAGTTTGCCCAGACTCCTGCGCTGTATCGTCGTTCTCCAGAATGGAGTGCGTTTGGTATTCGCCCACCGCTGCGTTTAGGTGAATTCACCATGCCAGAGCACAAATTTGTGACGCTGGATGACACGCCACTGATCGGCGTCACGCAAAGTTACTCCTGCTCGCTGGAAGAAATCTCCGATTTCCGCCACGAAATGCGCTATCAGTTCTGGCACGATTTCCTGGGTAATGCTCCGGCGATTCCGCCAGTGCTTTACGGTCTGAACGAAACGCGTCCAAGCCAGGAGAGAGATGACGAACAGGAAGTGTTTTACACCACTGCTTTGCCTCAGGATCAAGCAAACGGCTATGTGCAGGCGGGGTATCCGGTACTGTTGCAGGGCGGCGAATATGTAATGTTTACCTACGAAGGTCTGGGAACAGGCGTACAGGAATTTATCCTGACGGTTTACGGCACTTGTATGCCTACACTGAATCTCACGCGCCGTAAAGGTCAGGATATTGAGCGATACTACCCGGCAGAAGATGCCAAAGCGGGGGATCGCCCGATGAATCTACGCTGCGAATTGCTGATTCCTGTCCGTCGTTAA
- the creA gene encoding protein CreA, which yields MKYKHLIMASLLAFIGHAAHAEQIGSVDTVFKMIGPDHKIVVEAFDDPEVKNVTCYVSRAKTGGIKGGLGLAEDTSDAAISCQQVGPIELSDRIKNGKAQGEVVFKKRTSLLFKSLQVVRFYDAKRNALAYLAYSDKVVDGSPKNAISAVPVMPWRQ from the coding sequence ATGAAATATAAGCATTTAATCATGGCGTCTTTGCTGGCTTTTATCGGCCACGCAGCACATGCAGAACAAATTGGTTCAGTTGATACAGTGTTCAAGATGATCGGCCCGGATCACAAAATTGTTGTCGAGGCGTTTGATGATCCGGAAGTGAAAAATGTCACTTGCTATGTCAGTCGGGCGAAAACAGGGGGAATTAAGGGAGGGCTGGGGCTGGCGGAAGATACATCTGATGCAGCAATCTCCTGCCAGCAGGTCGGGCCGATTGAGTTGAGCGACAGAATTAAAAACGGCAAAGCCCAGGGCGAGGTAGTGTTTAAGAAACGCACATCGTTACTGTTTAAATCCTTACAGGTGGTGCGTTTCTATGACGCCAAACGTAATGCGCTAGCTTATCTGGCCTACTCCGACAAAGTGGTCGATGGCTCACCAAAAAATGCGATTAGCGCAGTACCTGTGATGCCGTGGCGGCAATAA
- the creB gene encoding two-component system response regulator CreB yields the protein MQQVRVWLVEDEQGIADTLIYMLTQEGFLVEAFERGLPALEKAHFQVPDVAILDVGLPDISGFELCRQLLERHPALPILFLTARSDEVDRLLGLEIGADDYVAKPFSPREVCARVRTLLRRVKKFSAPSPVIRCGQFELNEPAAQISWCDTPLQLTRYEFLLLKTLIMSPGRVWSRQQLMDKVWADAQDTFDRTVDTHIKTLRAKLRAINPALSPINTHRGMGYSLGSA from the coding sequence ATGCAACAAGTCCGGGTCTGGTTAGTGGAAGATGAGCAAGGGATCGCCGACACGTTGATCTACATGCTTACTCAAGAAGGATTTCTTGTTGAGGCTTTTGAGCGGGGATTGCCTGCTCTGGAAAAAGCGCATTTTCAAGTGCCGGATGTCGCTATTCTCGATGTTGGTTTGCCCGATATCAGTGGATTTGAGTTATGCCGTCAGCTGCTGGAGCGCCATCCGGCGCTGCCCATTCTTTTCCTGACCGCCCGTAGTGATGAAGTGGATCGCCTGCTGGGGCTGGAAATCGGTGCCGATGATTATGTTGCAAAACCATTCTCACCCCGCGAAGTCTGCGCCAGAGTGCGAACGCTGCTGCGGCGGGTAAAGAAATTTTCTGCACCTTCGCCTGTTATCCGCTGTGGTCAGTTTGAGCTGAACGAACCCGCTGCACAGATAAGCTGGTGTGATACTCCATTGCAGCTCACGCGCTATGAATTTTTACTGTTAAAAACACTGATTATGTCGCCAGGCCGTGTCTGGTCACGCCAGCAGTTGATGGATAAAGTCTGGGCGGATGCACAGGATACTTTTGACCGAACGGTAGATACCCATATTAAAACGCTACGCGCTAAGTTACGGGCAATTAACCCGGCACTTTCACCAATCAATACACATCGCGGAATGGGATACAGTCTGGGGAGCGCCTGA